From a single bacterium genomic region:
- a CDS encoding DUF1761 domain-containing protein — MDMSQINYLAVVVAALSSFVIGGIWYSPILFAKSWMIENGFTEESLKGGNQGMIFGGSFILALIMSFNLAAFLQGPPDLAWGITAGALAGIGWVACSLGVTYLFERKSMKLFLINAGYHAITFMIMGGIIGIWK; from the coding sequence ATGGACATGTCACAAATTAATTATCTCGCCGTCGTGGTGGCAGCATTGTCATCGTTTGTTATCGGTGGTATTTGGTATTCGCCAATTTTATTCGCCAAAAGCTGGATGATTGAAAACGGCTTTACCGAGGAAAGCCTGAAAGGCGGCAACCAAGGAATGATTTTCGGTGGTTCGTTTATTTTGGCATTGATCATGTCATTCAATCTTGCGGCCTTTCTGCAAGGTCCGCCGGATTTGGCATGGGGTATCACAGCCGGCGCATTGGCCGGAATCGGATGGGTCGCCTGTTCGCTCGGCGTTACATATTTATTCGAACGCAAATCAATGAAGCTATTTTTGATCAATGCCGGTTATCACGCCATCACTTTTATGATCATGGGTGGAATTATTGGAATCTGGAAGTAG
- a CDS encoding SRPBCC family protein, with translation MLKKILIGLGVLIALFLIVALFLPKTVKVSRSIVVNKPAQEIYDKVADFNYYTKWNTWSQMEPTAKNTMSGIPKEPGHSWTWEGETVGVGSLVIEKVDPGKSIESKLTFLKPMQAVAKDLWTFADAEGGTKVTWTYEGEMDYPIGRYFGLGMDGMLGPDFEKGLANIKKLCETE, from the coding sequence ATGCTTAAAAAAATTCTTATAGGATTGGGAGTGCTGATTGCCTTATTTCTGATCGTCGCTTTATTTTTACCGAAGACAGTAAAAGTATCGCGATCGATCGTGGTCAATAAGCCGGCACAGGAAATTTACGACAAAGTCGCCGATTTTAATTATTATACGAAATGGAATACATGGAGCCAGATGGAACCAACAGCCAAAAATACCATGTCCGGCATACCGAAAGAGCCGGGCCATTCATGGACATGGGAGGGCGAAACAGTCGGCGTCGGTTCGCTGGTCATTGAAAAAGTCGATCCGGGAAAATCGATTGAATCTAAACTTACATTTCTGAAACCCATGCAAGCTGTTGCCAAAGATTTGTGGACATTTGCCGATGCTGAAGGCGGAACCAAAGTAACGTGGACGTATGAAGGCGAGATGGATTATCCCATAGGACGTTATTTCGGACTGGGTATGGATGGAATGCTCGGACCGGATTTCGAAAAAGGACTGGCGAATATTAAAAAGCTGTGCGAAACGGAATAG